From a region of the Hyphomicrobiales bacterium genome:
- the apbC gene encoding iron-sulfur cluster carrier protein ApbC, which translates to MSEVTKEQVQDQLKRVKGPDLKDDIVALGIVSDVVIADGKVYFSISVDPARVEELEPMRQAAEKVVSDIPGVRQVLVSLTAHAGAGDGRAPAGSPAASPLASPFAGTGAKGGRPAGRGDVPPPMASQAARIEQSARQKPGVPGVDAIIAVASGKGGVGKSTTAANLALGFQANGLSVGVLDADIYGPSMPRLLGVSGRPEAVGGRVLKPLEGYGMKVMSMGFLVEEDTPMVWRGPMVMSALTQMLREVAWGDLDILVVDMPPGTGDAQLTMAQQVPLAGAVIVSTPQDLALIDARKGINMFRKVDVPILGIVENMSYFLCPHCGERSDIFGHGGARKEAEKLGVEFLGEVPLDMTIRETSDSGRPVVVSDPKSAHAMVYRDIADKAWAEIERLKSAQAASAPRIVIES; encoded by the coding sequence ATGAGTGAGGTGACCAAGGAGCAGGTTCAGGACCAGCTCAAGCGCGTCAAGGGGCCCGATCTGAAAGACGATATCGTCGCGCTGGGAATCGTGTCCGATGTCGTCATCGCCGACGGCAAGGTCTATTTCTCCATCTCCGTCGACCCGGCGCGGGTCGAGGAGCTCGAGCCGATGCGCCAGGCGGCGGAGAAGGTGGTGAGCGACATTCCCGGCGTCAGACAGGTGCTGGTCAGCCTCACCGCCCACGCCGGCGCCGGCGACGGGCGCGCACCGGCCGGCAGCCCGGCCGCCTCCCCTCTCGCCAGTCCCTTCGCCGGGACCGGGGCAAAGGGTGGAAGGCCGGCCGGTCGCGGCGACGTACCGCCGCCGATGGCGTCGCAGGCCGCGCGTATCGAGCAGTCGGCGCGGCAAAAGCCCGGCGTTCCCGGCGTCGACGCCATCATTGCGGTTGCCTCCGGAAAGGGAGGCGTCGGAAAGTCGACCACGGCGGCCAATCTGGCGCTCGGCTTCCAGGCCAACGGGCTCAGCGTCGGCGTCCTCGACGCCGACATTTACGGCCCCTCGATGCCGCGTCTTCTCGGCGTTTCCGGACGCCCCGAGGCGGTCGGCGGCCGGGTGCTGAAGCCGCTCGAAGGCTATGGCATGAAGGTCATGTCCATGGGCTTCCTGGTCGAGGAGGACACGCCGATGGTCTGGCGCGGCCCCATGGTCATGTCGGCGCTGACCCAGATGCTGCGCGAGGTCGCCTGGGGCGATCTCGACATTCTCGTCGTCGACATGCCGCCGGGCACCGGCGACGCGCAGCTCACCATGGCCCAGCAGGTGCCGCTGGCCGGCGCCGTCATCGTCTCGACGCCGCAGGACCTCGCCCTCATCGACGCGCGCAAGGGCATCAACATGTTCCGCAAGGTCGATGTGCCGATTCTCGGCATCGTCGAGAATATGAGCTATTTCCTGTGCCCGCATTGCGGCGAGCGCTCGGACATTTTCGGCCATGGCGGCGCCCGCAAGGAGGCGGAAAAGCTCGGCGTCGAGTTTCTCGGCGAGGTGCCGCTCGACATGACCATCCGCGAGACCTCCGATTCCGGCCGGCCCGTCGTCGTGTCGGACCCCAAATCCGCCCACGCCATGGTCTATCGCGACATCGCCGACAAGGCCTGGGCCGAGATCGAGCGGCTCAAGAGCGCGCAGGCCGCGAGCGCCCCGCGCATCGTCATCGAGAGCTGA